The genomic region AGTGCTttacctggaatctggaagacctgagttcaaacttggcctcagacaataagagtatgaccctaggcaagtcatttaacatctaccTGGCtctatttcctcagctgtaaaatggggataataatagcacctacattccagggttgttatgagaatcaaatgagataattttttaaagcacttagttcagtgcctggcacatggtaggggctaaataaatgcttattcccttcttacATGCAAAAGAACAGTCTACATTACCTTATGATTTCATAAGGTTCTATGGGATATGGTAGAGAGGGATATTAAAACAGGAACATATGCTCAAGGACTAATATGAAGTAACACAGCCCTTGTTAGAGCAGGTACTTAAAGTCTACCAGGGTATGAGACATGCACACAAATAACTAACTACAATGGAACTCgtaaaattattaattacaaCACAGAGGCCAAAAAGCCCAGAGTgattcaaaagaaagaagaatcactTCTAGTGAGGGCGTGAGGGAAGGTTCCATGTAGGTAGGAGGAGACATCTGTActgaaccttaaaaaatagagaaaatgttcaTAGGATGGGGGCTGGATATAGGAGAAGTCCATTCCATGAATAGATGTGGGAGCTCGCAGGACCAGATCTTTTTAATAGTTAGCCCAATTTGTCTGGATCCTATAGGATGCAAACAGAAGCTGTAGAGGTAGGCTGGAGCTGGACTGGGACCTTGAATGtaaagagaagtttgtatttagtCAGTAGACAGTTGGGATTAACTGAAGGTTTTCAAATAGAGGAGAAGAGCTTTGTGATTGGTTCTGTTTTCTAGAATGATTAATTTGGCGGTGGTATAAAGAATggaacagaggagggagagactaaATTGAGGAAAATCGGCATAGAGGCTGTTGTAATAGTTCAGAGAGGAGGTGAgaagggcctgaaatagggtagCAATATTTTGCATGGAAAGGGACAGATATGACAGCTATTCTCAAAACTCAAATTGCTCTATGATCTCATTAGTATCAGGCACTCCCTccagtgtctgagatcagaaatCCATCTGTGCCTGGCCAACCTGTGTCACTCAACCATGTCTTTCCATACATTTGCCGCAGGATATAATCCCAAAGGATCGTAAACCTAGAGTTGGGAAGtaacatcagaggtcatctagtccaaccccattattttacaggtgaggaaactgatatctaaggaaatgaagtgatttgaaCAGTCTCACAGGCATTAGacatcagaggctggatttgaactcaggaacccCTGACTCTAGAGACAGTGCTCTTCCCattgcattttgtatttttgtgtcCTGGGTTTATcatggccaaaaaattcatcccCAAGTGGCCAACCCACCCATGACCGGCACCTCCCCGCctagcctttgaaaacccaaggTCATCCCAGCCCCATGATGAGGTAAAGCAAGATTTGGTGGAGATTATCGAAGAATGGGAGGGACCTTAGCGGGAGCTTAGCCATGGCAGCTACAGGCCTTGGCAGTGGCTCCCTAAGACACGGTAGAGGCCAGGTGGGGTGGCAGGGACAGCAATGGGGCGGGGCGgttctgggagggagaggggcgGAGCACAGCGGGAGGGAGGCGGGGCGGGGTCGAGTGGGGCGGAGCGTGCAGCCAGGTGAGGCAGGGCGAGCTCCACCACGCGGAGGCCTGGCGGCCTACCGGCCTCCCCCGACCTTCCTTACGTCCTGGGCCTCAGGTGCCGGGTCTCCCCGCCACTGGCTCCCCAGCGGGCCGCAGGCCCCTGCCCTCCGGACCCCTCCGACCCCCAGGCTGGCCGGGAGGATGACGGAGCTGCAGTCGGCGCTGCTCCTGCGAAGGCAGCTGACAGAGCTCAACAAAAACCCGGTGGAAGGCTTCTCGGCGGGCTTGATAGACGGCAATGACCTGTACCGCTGGGAAGTGCTCATCATCGGTCCTCCAGACACCCTGTACGAAGGCGGCGTTTTCAAAGCTCATCTCACCTTCCCCAAAGACTATCCCCTCCGACCTCCAGAAATGAAATTCATCACCGAAATCTGGCACCCAAATGTTGACAAAAATGGGGACGTGTGCATTTCCATTCTCCACGAACCGGGAGAGGACAAATATGGCTATGAAAAACCCGAAGAACGCTGGCTGCCCATTCACACCGTGGAAACCATCATGATCAGTGTCATTTCTATGCTGGCGGATCCTAACGGAGACTCGCCGGCCAACGTGGACGCAGCcaaagaatggagggaagacCGAAATGGAGAATTCAAAAGGAAAGTTGCCCGCTGTGTAAGAAGAAGCCAGGAGACCGCTTTTGAGTGACATTTGCTCAGCCACCCTAGTACCTTTGCTTTTTGGGGTCTCCAGTTGAGAAAAGTGGCACTGTTTTTACTTTCACTTTCCCCTCTGCATTCTTCTCATCTATTGCTGGACTATTGTAGCAATTTGCCAAACACTGGCAGAGACTTGGCTGCTGTGAAACGTGCCAGTTATCGGTGCTTATGAGAGACTAACAAAGGCCAATTTAAGGATGAATACATATTTTGAATTCTAATGAACTGCTTTAAGCTTCTGGAACAATTGTAAAAAACATGTACATAGCACAACATAATCtggataatatatatatacatatatatatatgtatatatatatgctgttCATGTACATTCCCAATACATAATGTACCAAATGATGCTTCTTTTAGCTAGGATAAAACTCCTGTACATTCTAAAGATTTTAGCAGGTTTTCTTTCCCTATCCCTATTGTTTCTATATCAGTTTAAAGAGACTCTTAAAGTGTGTCAGATATAAATCAATTAGGATTAAAGTTGTccatttaattttcctttaaacCACTGAGGCTTCATTAAAATCTTTCATTTACTAgacttttgtattttctttgtttggAAACATTCCTCTTTACTCTTGTATCTTGCTCTGGCAGAAAGTTTAATGATGTTTTGAAAGGGAGAATTATCAACaggtatttttcccctttttttgtaaTCCAAATGCATTAATCTTTTGGATTGTTTGTAGCAAGAGCTCTTGAACTTACTTTTTGCTGCTTCTAAAGTCCCCTGGATGAAATTAAcccaagtttttttgtttgtttgtttgtattttgccttCCAACCCTGAAGAACTGGCAGATAAAATTGCTGAACAGTTGTCAGTGATATTTTAAAGattgtggagaagagaagaagtacTATAGGACTGGAAAAGGGAacatgtcctgattttcaaaaaggcaAAGAGAATGGAATCTCCAAACTATAGGccaatgagcttgacttcaattcctggcaaaattctagaatgtattattaaagaaatggttAGTGAACATTTCCCAGGATGTGATggtcacaaagagccaggatgacttcatcaagaacaggttgtGCCAGACTAACCTTAGTTCCTTTTTTGACAGTGCATTACTGAtgtattggggtgggggtggggggcatgaCATATATTGTTTAACTATGTTTTAGCAAATGGTTTGGTAATGTTTCTTGTGCTTTTATCATGGAGAGGATGGTGAGATATAGGCTAGAAAAGAGCATATTTAGATGTATTTGAAACATTAAATTATGGGACTCAAAGAGGAATTAATGCTACAATTTCAATGTGGAAGAAGGTCTCCAGGGGAGTACTTGGCTttatgtgttttaaaatttttatcattgTCTTAAATAAAGGCAGAGGTCGTATGCTCATGAACTTTGCAGATGGTACAAAACTAGGATGGCTAACATGCTAacaggatccaaaaatatctcgACAAGCAGGAAAATTGAGATGAATTTAATaacatgaaatttaataaggataaatgtaaagttttacatgCTTGGTTTCAGGAAATTGACTTCATAAGTATAAGATGGGGGAGGTGTTGCTAGCAAAAGATCTAGGGATTTTAGTGGGTAGCAACATTAATATGAGTTCAAAGTGTATTAATATCACCCATAAAAAGCAAATATTGTATTGGGTTgtattaaaagagaaataatttctaGAAATAGGGATGTAATCGCTCTGATAAACActgccctagtcagaccacatctggagtagtGTATTCAATTCTGGACACTGAACTTTAGAACAATAAATTGAAGAGTGGTTAGAGAGAGCAACTTACGATGGTGAAAGCACATACGGATCAGTTTAAAAAATAGTGATGTTTAATCTAGGAAAGAGAAGggttgggagggggtggggaacatgATAACTTTCTTTAAATATGTGAAAAGCAGTTGTGTGTAAGAGAGTAAACTTGTACCATTTAGCCCTAGAGGGCAAACTAGTAACAGTGGGTGGAGATTGCAAAGAGAATTATTTAAGGTTGCTATAAGGAAATGACTCACTCTCAATTAGAGCTCTCCCAATAGAATGGACTGACTCAGAAAGTAGTGGCTTCCCCCTCATTGGAAACCTTTAGGTGAATATTGGATGACCTACCACTTGTTGGGAATGTCATAgtgaggaattctttttttttttttccatttgggttggaatagatgatgcTAAGATCCTTCCAGCTGAGTACCTGTGATCCTGACTGATACTGATCTTATATACACAAGGCCTTTACAATTCAAAGCTTTCAAACAAATGGCTTCTTTTTGTGATTAAAGATATTGTTTTCTCCTAATTCTTTTCTGTATattcctttcttcatctttctttctttctattcttctctgcAGACTTTCCTGATCTAATGGACAAGGAAAATGTGgtgtatattttaatgaaattcaattttgaaattatcttagGTAATGAATTCTTCCAAGGTAATACAGAGGTAAAATGTATAGGAACTGATAACTGGTTTGTTGGGAGATTGAggtaaaaagtcaaataattcaAGATTCAACCAGAGTAACTGAAGGAActattttaaaagggaagattagttcagttttggacatgatgagtttcaAGTGTCAGGATGATGCTTATATGGAGATATCTAGCAAGAAATTGGAAATACAGGACCAGAGGTTAGGGAAAAActggaaatggaaataaatatttgtcagcTGTCTGCATAGAAGTGATAAAGTCATGGGAATGAATGAAATTTCTAAGGTAGAGAAAGCTGAAATACAAGGGGACCAATGATTAGCTTTAAAGAGCAGCCTCCCTTTAGGATCAGACATAACAAGgaggtcataggattataggatcataggattatagttaggaaaaaaaacattaaagatcaactaatccaaccatttatCTTACtgctatggaaactgaggcaaaatcaGTAAATGACACCAAGTCATTATCTCTTTTGGAGATAAGATGTGATTTAGGAGATTGTAAGAATTCAAGGGAGGAGAAACTTTCAAATAGGAGCTATGGTCAACAGTATTAAGTACTGTAGAAAGATAAAGGAGGATGATATGAGAACAGGAGAttcaattaagaggtcattgatGGCAATGATGAAAGTCTTGTTAGAGTGGTAGAGTTAGAAACCAGATTGCTGAAGCTAGAGCTGTATTTAGTTGTGAAGAAGTCAAGGCAGGAGGTATAGATTATTCTTTCTATAGCGATgtcaggggaaggaggaaagatataggatgataaaCTGGAGAGAGAATTAAAGTcaagggaatttttaaaaaattaggacaAGGACAAATGTGAATGTAGAcaacaggaagaaaaaattgaggaggaggtgggggaagagacagacagatacagaggaTTATCTTCTCCAAGGTTACTAAGTCTCTTAATTGTTaaattctgtgaccttttttgaagtcttcatccttcttcttgatctctctgcagtttTTGACTCCATTGACCACCTCGTCCCccaaaatattctttttcttcccacgGTTTTCATTATAATCACATCTATCCCTCAAGGTTCTTTCCTGTGCcatctctctctccgtctctctctgtctctctgtctctctctctctcctcctttttcttttctttctctttctccttatcaTCTCTTCCCCCAACTTCCATTTGCATTGCTAGGCCAGACAGATAACCAAAGGGCAGTTGATTACTACTCTTCTTCAGGATTCTAGTGGGCAGTCCTAAGGGTTGTTGTGGTATCTAATATTATTCTTCCTGAACCCCGACTAGTGTGTTCCTCATCATTAATCAACCAGTTGAGGTCAGTTAATTTTTTACAAAAGGGTTTTTGCTGAGAACATATGGCAAGAACAGGATCTCAACTTCCATGGGTTTGTTATCATCTCTTTGCATACTTCCAAAATCAATACATCCAATTTATATCTCTCTTCTGACCTTATCCTGTAATTCTAACTACCTGTTCTATGTTATGGTGCATAAaaaactcagcatgtctaaaactaaTCATCTTTCCTCTTTGTACTTGCCCCTTCTCTAGGCTTCCTTATTTTGGACTAGGTTACTACCATTCTTCCAGATGCCTTTGTTTCCAATTATAGTCATCTTTAACTATTCACTTTAtccttttcctcagttttcaCTGCCCCTTTAGTCAGGTACCAGATTTTGTTATTTCTGTCTCCAGAATATTTCTCCAACCATCTCTTCATTGTgcttcaggccctcatcccctctgaCCTGGATTTTATCAATAACTTCCTAGTAGACTTTCGTATGTTTTTGTCTCTCCTATCTCTAATACGTTATCCATACAAATGCCAAAACTCACTCTTCTACTCAAGTATCTTCAGGTACTCCATGTTGAATCTAGAGGAAAATTCTAACTCCATAATGTATCCCCTCAAACCAGcccttcttcctgacttccattATTTATATAGAcaacaccaccatccttccagtctcccatgTTCATCTATTTAAAATCATATTCAAGtcctttttctccctcaccccacaagTCCAGGAAGTTAGTAAGTCTTTTTAGTTCCACCTCTACAACatttctcacattttttttcGAGTCCCTGAGCTGCCACTATAGTTCAGACCAGTggtatactggtaaatgtttaatagctGGCTCTCTTGGAAAAACAAATGGAGACAAAACACACTTTTAATTTtgatcttcattattaacattttctgcagcacttttttaagtctagacagtcaaaaaaaacacaataaatcaataaagcattgatttgtagcatttaccagtttctgagatgtaaatgctgacaccaaaaatttaaaaactgactGGAGAGCTCCtttgaactggctccagcacactgaACATTTGGACCtcaatcacttttttttctggattatTATAAAAGCTTcctgattttctcccttttcccacaCTCTCCCCTCTTGAATACATCCTCCACATAATTGCTAAAGTGATACTCTTAAACATATGATGGTGCCGTTCCCTGAAGAATAAACTCCAGTTATTTCCTTTTTGCCCCAGGATAAAATTCCTCTACTGggtatttaaaactcttcacagcctggctccTCCCTACTATTCAAAGTTTATTGCACATTATTTCCACCTTCCTGCAGTTCTTCAATCACAACATCTTCCTTTTCAATGCCTTGGAATAAGCTgtatcccatgcctggaatgcactcactctGTCCTCATTTCTGCCACACAGAATCCCTGGCTTACTTCAAAGCTCAATGCAACTATCACTacttacagaaagcctttcctagtcTTCTAGTTCTAGCTTCTAGTTCCTCCTTCCCACtctattatcttgtatttactttgtatatattttgtataactTATATCTGTGCACATAGATTACACGGGAAGCCTTTTCAGATCCCCTTACTTGTTAGTGCTTTCCcttttctcaaattatcttgtgtgaaggcaagaaaaatttcaatttgtttttgtatccacagcacttagcatagaaCCTTGGAAATTATGAAGCTGAGTGATCAatagtaatcataataatagctagtttcTGAAGTACTttgcatattttatctcatttgaggctcaAAGCAACCTTGAAaagcaggtattattatctctattttacagataaagaaactaaggctgaaagagattaagtgacttgcctaggctcacacagctaataagtctcccttcaggatttgaactaaagttttcctgactctatccactatgcttatgaagaaaaagaggggtgggtggggaatCTAGGGCACAAGTCAAAAGGTTTAAGCTTTATCATCTATGAGGACCTCTTCATCCTTAGAAACTACAGgataagaggagaggaaaagagaagattcaggTTTTTAGGTCTTGGAAAGGACTAGTGCAGGAGTTCACTTGAGATAATTTTAATCTTCTCAATAAATTCTCTAGCTGAGGTATTCAGCTAAAGTAGATGGAAGAGAGAAAACTTTGTAGCTTAAAGACTGAGgagcagggggcggagccaagatggccacatgaaaacagcatcttacctgAGCTCTCTGACAAGCTCagtcagatacctataaaaaagtgaatctgagcagatttgagagagttagaagctgctagcagtctgagtggggcaaatttccaagccaggagagtccgaaAAGATCGATGGggcagatctgtaggctgggagagcgctcGTTGTGTGGAGCTGCAACAGACAGCACCAAAggggaagcagctgcagaaaccagccattgagacaggctgggagatagctgggtgcccgaaactggcagagatccccaggcctcccaacacatgAAAGGAGTCTGTAGAAGTGAAGAGAGGCAGCAGCTCAATGCCactggccatgagacatcaactcctgaggcttgcagcccaaaggtttgaaacgtCATCTTGAACTTcctgggagacataatgtccgggtaaacggctctaatccctccctccccctgacccagagaattcctagggaaaaaacgctggaatagaagagacagaagaggggcttgagtggccaagcagtgggagttccagagtcccagaggggcagagccagcaggggtcaaccccaggagcccagacatagctttgcacagccaggggaagggacagacaccagcacagacaacaaacagctgagaccattgctgaagagcaaaaggagacttcaggcagccagatccccaccccacccccaacacctcgggaaactgaaggctataatatacaaagccagtaactagactcacaatccccaaaacaagaaacctgggacagagagccctgagcccccaaagcagaaattcactctaaagccaggaaaaagctaaccaacatgaagaagaacacacacacacacacacgcaaaaacaaaaaaccaaggaccattgattctttttatgaagatagggatgatcaaaataccaattcagaagaggatagcattgacactatacccacatctggtatctcaaaagggaatgtgaactggtctcaagcccaaaaagcattactggaagagctaaaggaggatatagaaaccaaattagggaggtaaaagaaaaaaaatggaaaaaaaaaaccactgatgaaatcaagtctttaaaaaataagatcagcAAAATGGCTACAGaggttcagaatctaaatagagaaaatgacaccctgagaggtaaaatcaacctattggaaaaggagattcaaaagcaaaatgaagacggcaactcattaaaaattagaattgagcaagtgaaagctaatgacaatatgaggcatcaagaattagtaaaacaaaatgtaaagaatgaaaaatagaagaaaatgtgaaatacctgattggaaaaacaactgacctggaaaatagatccaggagagacaatttaagaattattggtctaccagaaatccgtgatgaaaaaaaaaaagccttgacagtatctttgaagaaattatgaaagataagtgcccagaggtcctagaaccagagggtaaaatagtcattgaaagaatccatcaatcaccccctgaaagagatcccaaattgaaaacaccaagtaATATTATAGACatatttcagaattacaaagtcaaggagaaaatactgcaaacagccaaaaagaaacaattcaaatattgtaaaacgatagtcagaatcacacaggatctttcaccTTCTactttaaatgacaggagaaattggaacatgatattctgaaaggcaaaggatatgGGACTTcgaccaaggatcaactacccagcaaaactgagcataattttttcaggcaaggagatggacattgaaCGAAACAAGGGAATTCGAggacttcctgatgaaaagaccagaactcagtggaaaatttgatctccaaatacgaaactcaagagagacataaaaaggtacacaggggggaaaaacccccacaaaccttattaatcaataaggacaaattatttacatctttatataggattatatcatcttatgtatgttatataaatacatatatatgtcaatcttgagaatagtacagttattatgacaattgaaagggatacatatagactgtggatgtctgtataaaataactgatataaggataaaaaacataatcaaGAGATGCAAAGGGAGGGTTcggggagaagaggtaaggaggtagtagaaaagagtaaattatattaaatgaagaggcacaaaaatgcattatgtagagggaaagaagggagggagaagagcaatatttgagctttactctcatcagatctggttcaagaggggaataacataccctgataggtatagaaatcaaacttgtcctacaggcagtaagaggggaaaggtggggaaaaaagcgagggggtggtcagaagggagggaagaagtagcaagtagaaaacggtaagataagggaggggaatcaagacgGAGGGTAAACtaaggaaggtggcagtcaaaagcaaaactttgttgaggagtggaaggggaaagggagaaataaaagcataaacggaggaaataggatggagaaaaagacacaggtagtaatcataactgtgaatgtgaatgggatgaacactcccataaaacagaagtggatagcagaatggattaaaaaccataatcccacaatatgctgtttataagaaacacatttgaaacagggggacacacacagggtaaaggtaaaaggctggagtaaaatatattgcgcttcagctaaagtgaaaaaaaaaaaagcaggtgtagcaatcctaatctcagacaaagcaaaagtaaagatagatctaattaaaagagataaggaaggcaccataaacaatgaagcaatatcattgtttaacatatatgcaccaagtggtatggcatgcagattcttagaggacaggttaagggagttacaggaagaaacagacaggaaaactataataatgggagacctccacctccccctttcagaacttgataaatctaacctcaaaataaataagaaagaagttaaagaggtgaacggaattttagaaaaggcagatatgatagacctctggagaaaactgaatagggataaaaaggaatatacttttttctcagtggtacatggcacatactcaaaaattgaccacatactagggcataaaaacctcacaatccagtgcagaaaggcagaagcagtcaaagcatacttttcagatcatgatgcaataaaaattatttgtaataaagaaccatggaaaaataagctaaaaattaattggaaactaaataatctaattctaaagaatgagtgggccaaagaacaaatcatagaaacaattaataatttcattcaagagaatgacaataatgagacaacataccaaaacttatgggatgcagcaaaagcagttcttaggggaagttttatatctctaaatgtttacataaataaaacagagaaaaaagagatcaatgaattgggcatgcaactgaaaaagctagagaaagaacaaattgaaaatccccaattaaataccaaattagaaatactgaaaatcaaaggagagattaataaaattgaaataaagaaaactattgaattaataaataaaacaaagagctggttttatgaaaaaaccaataaaattgataaacctttggtcaatttgattaaaaaaaagaaagaagaa from Trichosurus vulpecula isolate mTriVul1 chromosome 8, mTriVul1.pri, whole genome shotgun sequence harbors:
- the LOC118827875 gene encoding ubiquitin-conjugating enzyme E2 G1-like, which encodes MTELQSALLLRRQLTELNKNPVEGFSAGLIDGNDLYRWEVLIIGPPDTLYEGGVFKAHLTFPKDYPLRPPEMKFITEIWHPNVDKNGDVCISILHEPGEDKYGYEKPEERWLPIHTVETIMISVISMLADPNGDSPANVDAAKEWREDRNGEFKRKVARCVRRSQETAFE